GACGCAGTGGATCCTCGTCCCCAGCGGGATGCTGGTGAGCGGAAGGCAGTTGCCGACCTTAGCCTGCGCCTGGGGGCCATTCATCACCGTGTCCCCGACCTCCAGCCCGTCAGGCGTGATGATGTACCGCTTCTCTCCGTCGGCGTAGGCAAGCAGCGAAATGCGGGCCGAACGGTTGGGGTCGTACTCGATGGTCTTCACCGCAGCCGGAATGCCGTCCTTGTCGCGCCGCTTGAAGTCAATCTTGCGGTAGCGGCGCTTGTGGCCGCCCCCTCGGTAGCGCATCGTCATGCGGCCCTGGTTGTTGCGGCCCCCGCTGTTCGAGAGCGGCTCCAGCAGGCTGCGCTCCGGGTCGGTGGTGGTGACGTCCTCCTTGTCGTCCACCGAATACTGGCGCTGGCTATTTATGGTCGGCTTTCTCTTCTTAATCGACATGGCGCTGGGTTGTCAGCGGTTCAAAGGGTTGTATAAGCTCAGGCGAGGGCGCTCAAATGCCCTCGAAGAAATCAATCTGCTCGCCGTCCGGGTCTAGGGCCACAATGGCTTTCTTGAAGCCAGAGGTCCGGCCCTCAATCATGTTTCCGTCGCGGAACTGGCGACGGCGCTTCCCCGGGACGACCTGGGTCCGAACATCCTCGACCTCAACGCCCTCGTAGCGGTTCTCTACCGCCCTCCGGATTTCGATCTTCGTGGCGTCGAGCCCGCACATGAAGGAGTACTTGCC
This is a stretch of genomic DNA from Salinibacter grassmerensis. It encodes these proteins:
- the rplB gene encoding 50S ribosomal protein L2, with protein sequence MSIKKRKPTINSQRQYSVDDKEDVTTTDPERSLLEPLSNSGGRNNQGRMTMRYRGGGHKRRYRKIDFKRRDKDGIPAAVKTIEYDPNRSARISLLAYADGEKRYIITPDGLEVGDTVMNGPQAQAKVGNCLPLTSIPLGTRIHCVEMTPKKGAQMIRAAGTHAQLTAREGDYATLELPSGETRLVPSKCRATVGTTSNVEHENVVLGKAGRSRWLGRRPRTRGVAMNPIDHPMGGGEGLKSGGHPRSREGVPAKGYKTRKRNKESNKYIIRRRTESKQGTGGQ
- the rplW gene encoding 50S ribosomal protein L23, with product MSKRVLIRPYVTEKTTQQMQEGKYSFMCGLDATKIEIRRAVENRYEGVEVEDVRTQVVPGKRRRQFRDGNMIEGRTSGFKKAIVALDPDGEQIDFFEGI